The Formosa sp. Hel1_33_131 genome window below encodes:
- the rsmI gene encoding 16S rRNA (cytidine(1402)-2'-O)-methyltransferase — protein sequence MMKLYIVPTPIGNLEDITLRAINVLKSVDLILAEDTRTSGKLLKHFEIGTQMHSHHMHNEHKTVQGIIQKLKMGTTIALISDAGTPAISDPGFLLTRACVENDIPVDCLPGATAFVPALVNSGLPNDKFVFEGFLPVKKGRQTRFLLLAEEPRTIILYESPHKLIKTLSHICEYFGEDRQISVSRELTKLYEETQRGTAKSILEHYTNRPPKGEIVIVVAGKSKVS from the coding sequence ATTATGAAGCTATATATTGTACCGACCCCCATAGGAAATCTAGAAGACATCACCTTACGTGCCATCAATGTATTGAAATCGGTTGATTTGATTTTGGCAGAAGACACCAGAACCTCTGGAAAACTTTTGAAGCATTTTGAGATCGGAACTCAAATGCATTCCCACCACATGCATAACGAGCATAAAACCGTACAAGGGATTATTCAAAAATTAAAAATGGGAACTACCATTGCGTTGATCAGTGATGCAGGAACCCCCGCTATTTCGGACCCTGGGTTTTTACTCACAAGAGCCTGTGTCGAAAATGACATTCCAGTGGACTGTCTTCCAGGAGCGACTGCCTTTGTACCCGCCTTAGTCAACTCTGGATTGCCCAACGATAAATTTGTATTTGAAGGATTTTTGCCCGTCAAAAAAGGCCGTCAAACACGCTTCCTCCTATTAGCAGAAGAACCACGCACTATTATTTTATATGAAAGTCCTCACAAACTGATCAAGACCCTTTCTCATATTTGTGAATATTTTGGAGAAGACCGTCAAATTTCTGTATCGCGGGAACTCACCAAACTTTATGAAGAAACCCAAAGAGGCACAGCAAAATCAATTTTAGAACATTACACCAATCGCCCTCCAAAAGGAGAAATTGTGATTGTGGTAGCAGGGAAATCAAAAGTTTCTTAG
- a CDS encoding polyphosphate polymerase domain-containing protein: MDVSKLSGFASISLEEMNGVSLLKRVDTKFLTTTSKLSELLPYLYSEYQILEIGENRLMNYSTLYFDTTDLHCYKEHHNGKANRHKIRMRRYVESDICFLEVKEKQNTGMTNKVRCSIDDFEITLSTESKKFIEKATKKDWELKPVLNNYFQRFTLVNTQRSERVTIDTGLEYKTDSTTKEFKNVVVIEVKQEKRNTRTPIYSTLKSKRIRTVSFSKYCMGVANIFSGVKSNKFKELNLKINQLNH; encoded by the coding sequence ATGGACGTATCTAAATTATCAGGCTTTGCCTCTATTTCATTAGAGGAAATGAATGGTGTTTCATTATTGAAACGCGTTGATACGAAGTTCCTAACCACCACCTCTAAATTGTCTGAACTTTTACCGTACCTCTATTCTGAATATCAGATTTTAGAGATTGGTGAAAATCGGTTGATGAATTATTCCACCCTTTACTTTGACACAACAGATTTGCACTGCTATAAAGAACACCACAACGGTAAAGCAAACCGTCACAAAATAAGAATGCGGAGGTATGTTGAGTCGGATATTTGTTTTTTAGAAGTTAAAGAAAAACAAAACACTGGAATGACCAACAAAGTGCGTTGTTCAATTGATGATTTTGAAATAACCTTATCAACAGAATCAAAAAAGTTTATTGAAAAGGCTACTAAAAAAGACTGGGAATTAAAGCCCGTTTTAAATAATTATTTTCAACGTTTTACATTGGTAAACACCCAACGGTCCGAACGTGTGACCATAGATACGGGTTTGGAATATAAAACAGATTCAACCACAAAAGAATTTAAAAATGTGGTCGTTATTGAAGTCAAACAAGAAAAACGAAATACAAGAACTCCTATATATAGCACACTAAAATCTAAGAGAATTAGAACCGTAAGTTTTAGTAAATATTGTATGGGTGTTGCCAACATTTTCTCGGGCGTAAAGTCTAACAAGTTTAAAGAACTCAACTTAAAAATTAACCAATTAAATCACTAA
- a CDS encoding DUF2490 domain-containing protein, with amino-acid sequence MNLSKQNNTVFAFIVFILTSSNLLLAQNSKDLEGWSAVQLDVRASEKISFSISEHLRYRNDITTVSTYFTQVEAGYEIVKDFELGGGVRFIKKNDDVGKKQGVESHFRYQLDASFKHDVKRIGVSYRLRYQNKNELGFSKEEGDIAKERFRFLFGIDYKFLPINIVFKLKGEFFSPFSNWTVADKIDRQRFTLSASRKFNRFGKIAVFYRLQDDLNVEVKKTEVTVSKSILGFKYTYSLDFRKTDESLIEL; translated from the coding sequence ATGAACTTATCTAAGCAAAATAACACCGTATTCGCATTCATTGTATTTATATTAACGTCCTCTAATTTGTTATTGGCTCAAAACTCAAAGGATTTAGAGGGATGGAGCGCCGTACAGCTAGATGTAAGAGCAAGTGAAAAAATATCCTTTTCCATTTCGGAACATCTAAGGTATCGAAATGACATTACGACTGTCAGCACCTATTTTACGCAAGTTGAAGCAGGTTATGAAATCGTTAAAGATTTTGAACTCGGAGGCGGGGTTCGATTCATTAAAAAAAATGACGATGTTGGCAAAAAGCAAGGAGTTGAATCGCACTTCAGATATCAATTGGATGCAAGCTTCAAACATGATGTCAAGAGAATAGGCGTATCTTACCGTCTTAGATATCAAAATAAAAATGAATTAGGGTTCTCCAAAGAGGAAGGTGATATCGCAAAAGAACGATTCCGATTCCTGTTTGGGATTGACTACAAATTCCTTCCTATTAATATCGTTTTTAAATTAAAAGGGGAGTTTTTTAGTCCCTTTTCTAATTGGACTGTTGCTGATAAAATTGATCGACAACGCTTTACATTATCAGCCTCTCGGAAATTTAATAGATTTGGGAAAATAGCAGTTTTCTACAGGCTTCAAGATGACTTAAATGTGGAGGTGAAAAAAACCGAAGTTACAGTTTCAAAATCGATTTTAGGGTTTAAATACACATACAGTTTAGATTTTAGAAAAACGGATGAATCCTTAATCGAGCTTTAA
- the tsaB gene encoding tRNA (adenosine(37)-N6)-threonylcarbamoyltransferase complex dimerization subunit type 1 TsaB, with the protein MAYILNIETSTTNCSVALSENGAVIEFKEDNSLEYSHAERLHIYIDEVLKTAKVSKNQLEAIAISKGPGSYTGLRIGVSAAKGLCYALSLPLISVPTLEALAHQVENPKGTIVAMLDARRMEVYSAIYDADYNEIRSTEAEVLTSESYQELLESAPLYFIGNGVAKTKDIITHKNAQFIEDKLPSAKQMCALSYDKFKTNDFEDVAYFEPFYLKDFIAIPSKK; encoded by the coding sequence ATGGCATACATTTTAAACATAGAAACTTCTACAACGAATTGCTCTGTGGCATTATCCGAAAACGGAGCAGTTATAGAATTTAAAGAAGACAACAGTCTAGAGTATTCCCATGCGGAACGCCTCCATATCTATATTGACGAAGTTCTTAAAACAGCAAAGGTTTCTAAAAACCAACTCGAGGCCATTGCGATCAGCAAAGGCCCTGGCTCTTATACGGGTTTGCGAATCGGCGTTTCTGCCGCTAAAGGCTTGTGTTATGCGTTGAGTCTTCCTTTAATTTCTGTGCCCACTTTAGAAGCCCTTGCACATCAGGTTGAGAACCCAAAAGGAACCATTGTTGCGATGCTTGATGCAAGACGTATGGAAGTATATTCAGCCATTTATGATGCGGATTATAATGAAATTCGCAGCACGGAAGCTGAGGTATTGACTTCTGAATCGTATCAAGAATTATTGGAATCGGCTCCTCTTTATTTTATTGGAAATGGCGTGGCTAAAACCAAAGATATCATCACGCATAAAAACGCACAATTCATCGAAGACAAATTGCCTTCAGCAAAACAAATGTGTGCGCTTTCTTATGATAAATTTAAAACAAATGATTTTGAAGACGTTGCTTATTTTGAACCTTTTTATTTAAAAGATTTCATCGCCATTCCTTCAAAAAAATAA
- a CDS encoding UDP-2,3-diacylglucosamine diphosphatase, with amino-acid sequence MKIPEGKKIYFASDNHLGAPTAKESMPREKKFVQWLDSIKHDAEVIFLLGDLFDFWFEYKYVIPKGFTRVLGKLAELSDQGIEIHFFVGNHDLWMNGYFEEELGITVHHQPQEFTFNSKSFFIGHGDGLGPDDKGFKRLKKVFTNPFFKWLYRWIHPDIGVRFAQYLSVKNKVISGDEDVKFLGNDKEWLVQYSLKKLEEKHRDYFVFGHRHLPLEIPLNEQSKYINLGDWIGYYTYAVFEVDTLTLKEF; translated from the coding sequence ATAAAAATTCCCGAAGGGAAAAAAATATACTTTGCTTCTGACAACCATCTTGGTGCGCCGACGGCCAAGGAGTCTATGCCTCGCGAAAAAAAGTTCGTGCAATGGTTGGATTCTATCAAGCACGATGCGGAGGTTATTTTCTTATTAGGCGATTTGTTTGATTTCTGGTTTGAATATAAATATGTCATCCCAAAAGGGTTTACACGGGTGTTAGGGAAATTGGCAGAGCTGAGCGATCAAGGCATTGAAATTCACTTTTTTGTAGGGAATCACGACTTGTGGATGAATGGCTATTTCGAAGAAGAGTTGGGCATTACTGTACATCATCAACCTCAAGAATTTACCTTCAATTCAAAATCCTTTTTTATTGGTCACGGCGATGGACTTGGCCCGGATGACAAAGGATTTAAACGTCTCAAAAAAGTATTTACAAATCCATTTTTTAAATGGTTATACAGATGGATACACCCTGATATTGGCGTTCGTTTTGCGCAATACCTATCGGTTAAAAACAAAGTGATTTCGGGGGATGAAGACGTGAAGTTTCTTGGAAATGACAAAGAGTGGTTGGTGCAATACAGTCTTAAAAAATTAGAAGAAAAACACCGCGACTATTTTGTGTTTGGACACCGGCATTTACCACTAGAAATTCCGCTTAATGAGCAGTCAAAATACATCAACCTTGGGGACTGGATTGGCTATTACACCTACGCCGTTTTTGAAGTCGACACCTTGACGTTGAAAGAATTTTAG
- a CDS encoding TolC family protein: MKHICTVLFLVGTLSSFAQKKWSLLDCVNHALEHNISVKQSVLDIDLAKQDLISAKGNFMPTLNASASHNFNFGSFIGQDGSRIKSDSRGNNFGLNTGITIFNGFRNLNIYKQAKLGVESSQFQLTILQDNVSMTVVNAFLNILFNKENLKIAIEQVTISQNQLDQITSQVEAGIKPSSDLFDAEATLASNRSSVVNAENSLDLSLLSLSQSLQVSPLDFDIQEIQINLTSASLAYDSYDEILAYALDNRAEINNAELGIENTDFGLKLAQSAYAPSLSFGAGLGSSYQHRQGEPDTRIQFVEDPNNPNNTIEKIVPYGFGTQLDNNLGYNLGFNLSIPIFNGFKTKANVSKAKINREKSLLNLEQAKQNITTTITQAYADAKAALKQYEASRFSVISLEESFKNVQNKFNLGAATSFEVEQVRGRLVSAKSTLINSKYNFVFRSKVLDFFMGKPLIP; this comes from the coding sequence ATGAAACATATATGTACAGTTCTTTTTCTCGTAGGAACGTTAAGCAGTTTTGCTCAAAAAAAATGGAGCTTATTAGATTGCGTCAATCACGCTTTGGAGCATAATATTTCCGTGAAGCAATCGGTGCTGGATATTGACTTGGCCAAACAAGACTTGATAAGTGCCAAAGGTAACTTTATGCCAACCCTTAATGCTTCAGCTTCTCATAACTTTAACTTTGGATCCTTCATTGGACAGGATGGTTCACGAATTAAAAGTGATTCAAGAGGGAATAATTTTGGGTTAAATACAGGCATTACAATTTTTAATGGCTTTCGAAATTTAAATATATATAAACAAGCAAAACTTGGAGTCGAGTCGAGTCAGTTTCAACTCACAATTCTTCAGGACAATGTTTCTATGACCGTTGTCAATGCATTTCTAAATATTTTATTCAACAAAGAGAACCTTAAAATTGCCATAGAACAAGTAACGATCAGTCAGAATCAACTGGACCAAATCACTTCTCAAGTAGAAGCGGGGATTAAACCGAGCTCTGATTTATTTGATGCGGAAGCCACTTTAGCATCTAACAGGTCAAGTGTTGTAAATGCAGAAAATAGTTTAGACTTATCGCTACTAAGTTTAAGTCAAAGTTTGCAAGTTTCCCCTCTTGATTTTGACATTCAAGAGATTCAAATTAATTTAACTTCTGCGTCCTTAGCTTATGATTCATACGATGAAATCTTAGCGTATGCTTTAGACAATCGTGCAGAAATTAACAATGCAGAATTAGGGATAGAAAACACTGATTTTGGATTGAAATTAGCGCAAAGTGCCTATGCCCCTTCATTGAGTTTTGGGGCAGGTTTAGGGTCGTCATATCAACACAGACAAGGAGAACCAGATACGAGAATTCAATTTGTAGAAGACCCAAATAATCCAAATAATACTATTGAAAAGATTGTGCCCTATGGTTTTGGGACCCAATTAGATAATAACTTAGGGTATAATTTAGGATTCAATTTAAGCATTCCAATTTTTAATGGGTTTAAAACAAAAGCCAATGTGTCGAAAGCTAAAATTAATAGAGAAAAAAGTCTTCTTAATTTAGAGCAAGCAAAGCAAAACATTACAACGACAATTACACAAGCATACGCGGATGCAAAAGCTGCTTTGAAACAATACGAAGCATCTAGGTTTTCAGTCATTAGCCTAGAAGAATCATTTAAAAATGTTCAAAATAAATTTAATCTTGGAGCCGCAACTTCCTTTGAAGTTGAGCAGGTAAGAGGGCGCTTAGTAAGTGCAAAATCAACCTTAATTAATTCAAAATATAACTTTGTGTTTCGTTCGAAAGTCTTAGACTTTTTCATGGGCAAACCATTGATTCCATAA
- a CDS encoding DUF4956 domain-containing protein: protein MELLGIPIFDDDFYKMMIRFLLNLFFLTGIVKFIYYKYHQKKEYLFTFYLIGIVVYFLCFTLKKYELDLGMALGLFAIFGIIRYRTLPLEVKEMTYLFVVIGVAVMNALSNKKMSYAEIIAANTIILLALYVLERYWARTEIVSKDVIYEIIENIRPENHDLLKADLEKRLGFEILSFEIGKINFLKDVAKVTVYYKL from the coding sequence ATGGAGCTACTAGGCATTCCTATATTCGATGACGACTTTTACAAAATGATGATTCGATTTTTGTTGAATTTATTTTTCCTAACTGGAATTGTAAAATTTATCTATTATAAATACCATCAGAAGAAAGAGTATTTATTCACCTTCTACCTTATTGGAATTGTCGTTTACTTTTTGTGCTTTACATTAAAAAAGTATGAATTGGATCTCGGGATGGCTTTGGGATTGTTTGCTATTTTTGGGATCATCCGTTACAGGACACTTCCTTTAGAGGTCAAAGAAATGACCTATCTGTTTGTGGTGATTGGCGTCGCAGTGATGAATGCCCTTTCAAACAAAAAAATGAGTTATGCAGAAATTATCGCAGCCAATACAATTATACTGTTGGCTTTATACGTTCTTGAACGCTATTGGGCGCGAACAGAAATAGTCTCTAAGGATGTGATTTATGAAATTATTGAAAACATTCGCCCTGAAAATCATGACTTACTCAAAGCAGATTTAGAAAAAAGACTTGGCTTTGAAATCCTAAGCTTTGAAATTGGAAAAATAAATTTCTTAAAAGATGTCGCCAAAGTAACTGTCTATTATAAACTTTAA
- a CDS encoding OsmC family protein, translated as MSHKTTTHWKGGMQFESDNPSGKTVLMDTVVKGQAEQFGVSPKAMMLSALAGCSGIDIVDILEKMKVVDYELKMEVEGFLTDEHPKYYDKVHVDYHFTGTDLSPKKIDKAVKLSVDKYCGVMEMFRQFSTVTTTIHIHNS; from the coding sequence ATGTCCCACAAAACAACAACTCACTGGAAAGGTGGAATGCAATTCGAATCTGACAACCCAAGCGGAAAAACCGTGTTAATGGATACAGTTGTAAAAGGCCAAGCTGAACAATTTGGCGTATCTCCAAAAGCAATGATGCTCTCCGCTTTAGCGGGCTGTTCAGGCATAGATATCGTCGATATTTTAGAAAAAATGAAAGTCGTTGATTACGAATTAAAAATGGAAGTCGAAGGCTTTCTTACTGACGAACATCCAAAGTATTACGATAAAGTCCATGTGGATTATCATTTTACGGGTACTGATTTGTCTCCAAAAAAAATTGATAAAGCCGTGAAACTCTCCGTAGATAAATATTGCGGCGTCATGGAAATGTTTAGACAATTTTCAACGGTGACCACCACCATTCACATCCATAATTCTTAG
- a CDS encoding MFS transporter — protein sequence MAKRDPYAALRFKEFNIFLLLRFILVFGWSMQFIIIEWQVYTLTKDPLSLGIIGLMEIIPAFSMALFAGHIVDQSEKRNLLLKCIGLFSLISFGLFFLTSPSVEADWSSKTILYTIYAFVFMGGLLRAFFGPTIFSLVALIVPKKAYPNAATWNSSTWQMASMLGPALAGFTINWIGVHWSLCIVFGLVVLSFILLFGISRKPILNPKIGEPIMQSLKEGVRFVFKTKAILGALSLDMIAVLFGGAVALLPVFAQDILEVGSEGFGVLRAAPAVGAFITMLITAYIPISKNAGLKLLAAIFGFGVCIIVFGLSSIFWISVVALFFSGVTDGVSMVIRQTILQLKTPDHMRGRVSSVNSMFVGSSNELGAFESGVTAKLMGTVTAVVFGGTMTLITVITTGIVSPTFRKLDLEKDLDAHETQD from the coding sequence ATGGCAAAAAGAGATCCTTACGCGGCACTTCGATTTAAGGAATTTAATATCTTTCTGTTATTGCGATTTATTTTAGTTTTTGGTTGGTCCATGCAATTTATCATCATTGAATGGCAAGTTTATACACTCACCAAAGACCCGTTGTCTCTGGGGATTATTGGGCTTATGGAAATTATTCCTGCCTTTAGTATGGCGTTGTTTGCAGGGCATATTGTCGATCAAAGTGAAAAACGAAATTTACTCTTGAAATGTATAGGCCTGTTTTCATTGATTAGTTTTGGGCTTTTCTTTTTAACCAGTCCTTCTGTTGAAGCGGATTGGAGCTCAAAAACCATTCTCTATACAATTTATGCATTTGTGTTTATGGGTGGATTGTTACGTGCTTTTTTTGGTCCCACTATTTTTTCGTTGGTCGCATTGATCGTGCCTAAAAAAGCCTATCCAAATGCGGCAACATGGAACAGCTCAACCTGGCAAATGGCTTCTATGTTAGGCCCTGCTTTAGCAGGTTTTACAATCAATTGGATTGGGGTGCATTGGTCGCTGTGCATTGTGTTTGGCTTGGTTGTTTTGTCCTTTATATTGTTGTTTGGAATTTCTCGCAAACCCATCTTGAATCCAAAAATCGGAGAACCCATTATGCAAAGTTTAAAAGAAGGAGTTCGATTTGTGTTTAAAACAAAAGCGATTTTAGGGGCGTTAAGCTTGGATATGATTGCCGTTCTTTTTGGAGGTGCAGTCGCTTTGCTTCCCGTCTTTGCACAAGATATTTTAGAAGTAGGCTCAGAAGGGTTTGGAGTGTTAAGAGCCGCTCCTGCGGTTGGGGCATTCATTACCATGCTGATTACGGCCTACATTCCTATCAGTAAAAATGCGGGACTCAAATTGTTAGCCGCCATTTTCGGATTTGGCGTGTGTATTATTGTTTTTGGACTGTCCTCTATCTTTTGGATATCAGTCGTTGCGCTCTTTTTTAGTGGGGTCACGGATGGGGTTTCTATGGTGATCAGACAAACCATTTTACAGCTCAAAACACCCGATCATATGCGGGGCCGTGTGTCCTCTGTAAATTCTATGTTTGTGGGATCTTCAAATGAACTAGGTGCTTTTGAAAGTGGCGTAACTGCGAAACTTATGGGAACCGTTACGGCGGTTGTTTTTGGTGGAACGATGACCTTAATAACGGTGATTACTACGGGAATTGTGTCGCCAACATTTCGAAAATTAGATCTAGAAAAAGACTTGGATGCGCATGAAACTCAAGATTAA
- the recJ gene encoding single-stranded-DNA-specific exonuclease RecJ, with product MRWTLKPKPDTKKIADLASKLGVDRAISELLLQRGIENFEDAKTFFRPSWSDLHDPFLMKDMDKAVARIEAAIKSNEQVLVFGDYDVDGTSSVALMASYLETKSTQISTYIPDRYEEGYGVSYKGIDFASDNDFSLIIALDCGVKAIEKVAYAKKKGIDFIICDHHRPGKELPDAVAILDPKRPDCEYPFKELCGCGVGFKLIQALASKEGIPVESLVGYLDLVATAIGADIVPIVGENRALAYFGLQVINTNPRPGFKALINQMKKEVLTITDVVFNIAPRINAAGRMKHGNYAVALMKEMSFENAETAASEIELFNTNRREADKRITQEALLQIEESNETEDATSVVYQEDWHKGVIGIVASRLIETHYRPTLVFTKSGDFLAASARSVRGFDVYHALENCSHLLEQFGGHMYAAGMTIKEENYSAFKAAFEAEVSATLPVHLRTPEIKIDAEIDFDAITPKFYRILKQFAPFGPQNMSPVFMSSEVLDTGYGKCVGEDQTHLRVTLAQKGSSKIVGIGFGMGSDLPIVKSKTPFKVVYSIDENEWNGRVSLQLKLKGIKS from the coding sequence ATGCGTTGGACGCTCAAACCGAAGCCCGACACCAAAAAAATAGCCGATTTAGCCTCTAAATTAGGCGTCGATAGGGCGATTTCGGAGCTGTTACTCCAAAGAGGTATTGAGAATTTTGAAGACGCTAAAACCTTTTTTCGACCGAGTTGGTCCGATTTGCACGATCCCTTTCTGATGAAAGACATGGACAAAGCAGTTGCCAGAATCGAAGCCGCTATAAAAAGCAACGAACAGGTATTAGTATTTGGAGATTATGATGTGGACGGCACTTCTTCCGTTGCTTTGATGGCGTCCTATTTAGAAACCAAAAGCACTCAGATTTCCACCTATATTCCCGACCGTTATGAAGAAGGGTATGGCGTATCCTACAAAGGAATTGACTTCGCGTCAGACAACGATTTCTCGTTAATAATTGCCTTAGACTGCGGAGTCAAAGCAATTGAAAAAGTGGCCTATGCAAAGAAAAAAGGCATTGACTTTATCATCTGTGACCATCACCGTCCAGGGAAAGAATTGCCCGATGCGGTCGCTATTTTAGACCCAAAACGTCCCGATTGTGAATACCCTTTTAAAGAACTTTGTGGATGTGGTGTTGGATTTAAATTGATTCAAGCCTTGGCATCTAAAGAGGGGATTCCTGTAGAATCTTTGGTAGGGTATTTAGATTTAGTAGCTACAGCAATTGGTGCCGATATAGTTCCTATTGTTGGCGAAAATAGAGCTCTCGCTTATTTTGGCTTGCAAGTCATTAATACCAATCCACGCCCAGGGTTTAAAGCGCTGATCAATCAGATGAAAAAGGAGGTGCTCACCATCACTGATGTTGTGTTTAATATTGCACCGCGCATCAATGCTGCAGGACGTATGAAACATGGCAACTATGCCGTGGCTCTGATGAAAGAAATGAGTTTTGAGAATGCAGAAACAGCAGCTAGCGAAATAGAACTTTTTAATACCAACCGTCGCGAAGCGGACAAGCGTATCACACAAGAAGCCTTGTTACAAATAGAAGAATCAAACGAAACGGAAGATGCGACTTCGGTTGTATATCAAGAAGATTGGCACAAAGGCGTGATTGGAATTGTAGCCTCCCGATTGATAGAAACCCATTACCGCCCCACTTTGGTATTTACCAAAAGTGGCGACTTTTTAGCAGCTTCCGCACGATCTGTCAGAGGATTTGATGTGTACCATGCCTTAGAAAATTGCAGCCATTTATTAGAGCAATTCGGAGGGCATATGTATGCCGCAGGAATGACTATTAAAGAAGAAAATTATTCAGCCTTTAAAGCCGCTTTTGAAGCTGAGGTTTCAGCAACCTTGCCTGTACACCTTCGAACGCCTGAAATAAAAATTGATGCCGAAATTGATTTTGATGCCATCACACCAAAGTTTTATAGAATCCTAAAACAATTCGCTCCCTTTGGACCTCAAAATATGTCACCCGTTTTTATGAGTTCAGAAGTACTGGATACAGGCTACGGAAAATGTGTGGGTGAAGATCAAACGCATTTACGGGTCACACTCGCTCAAAAAGGCAGCTCCAAAATTGTAGGGATTGGCTTTGGCATGGGAAGTGATTTACCGATTGTTAAATCTAAAACTCCCTTTAAGGTGGTCTATTCTATTGATGAAAACGAATGGAATGGGCGTGTGAGTTTACAGTTAAAATTAAAAGGCATTAAATCTTAA
- a CDS encoding mechanosensitive ion channel family protein, producing MEKYLTTAKDLLLEYSPKVLYALALLIVGLYAIKFILRLINKLLNSRHVDNTLQAFLSNLLGWGLKAVLLIAVISKLGIDTTALAAVMAAAGLGLGLALQGSLANFAGGVLIILFKPFRVDDLINAQGEIGVVKDIQLFTTQILTPSNKRVIIPNGTLANGNIVNLSAEGTLRVDLTIGVGYSEDIKKTKEVLLKVLTAHSKVLSEPLPTVNVSELADSSVNFAVRPWCTVEDYWTVYFEITENCKEALDAAGIEIPYPHVVEIHKKG from the coding sequence ATGGAAAAATACCTAACCACTGCAAAAGACCTACTGCTTGAATATTCGCCAAAAGTACTTTATGCATTAGCCTTACTGATTGTTGGCCTGTATGCAATTAAATTTATTCTTCGCTTAATTAATAAACTCCTAAACTCGCGTCACGTTGATAATACCTTACAAGCCTTTCTTAGTAATTTATTAGGCTGGGGATTAAAAGCGGTATTACTCATCGCTGTGATTTCTAAACTTGGTATAGACACCACCGCGCTAGCGGCCGTTATGGCAGCTGCAGGTTTAGGACTTGGACTTGCTTTACAAGGGTCATTAGCAAATTTTGCTGGAGGTGTTTTGATCATTTTATTCAAACCCTTTAGAGTGGACGATTTAATCAATGCTCAGGGAGAAATAGGCGTTGTCAAAGACATTCAACTTTTTACAACTCAAATTTTGACTCCAAGTAACAAACGTGTCATTATCCCTAATGGTACTTTGGCAAATGGCAATATTGTCAACCTTTCAGCCGAAGGAACCTTAAGAGTTGATTTAACAATTGGAGTGGGTTATAGTGAAGATATTAAAAAAACTAAAGAAGTACTGTTGAAGGTTTTAACTGCGCATTCTAAAGTGTTATCAGAACCTCTCCCGACGGTTAATGTTTCTGAACTCGCTGATAGTTCCGTAAATTTTGCCGTTCGTCCTTGGTGTACCGTGGAAGATTATTGGACTGTTTATTTTGAGATTACAGAAAACTGCAAAGAGGCATTGGATGCTGCGGGTATCGAAATTCCTTATCCACATGTGGTCGAAATTCACAAAAAAGGATAA